A DNA window from Coffea arabica cultivar ET-39 chromosome 6c, Coffea Arabica ET-39 HiFi, whole genome shotgun sequence contains the following coding sequences:
- the LOC113693377 gene encoding hydrophobic seed protein-like, with the protein MGSKASTTTLALFLAFNLIVFTQVSATPLPSCTAVLDLSVCLSLVGVSIIDTGSPCCSRFSNLNDLEAAACLCAYLKTQNLSVDLTATVTAIVNGCGNTYPSGYQCV; encoded by the coding sequence ATGGGTTCCAAGGCCTCCACAACCACCCTAGCTCTCTTTCTTGCCTTTAACCTTATCGTTTTCACTCAGGTCAGTGCCACGCCCCTCCCTTCTTGCACAGCTGTGCTGGACTTGAGTGTATGCCTTTCTTTGGTGGGGGTCTCCATCATAGATACAGGTAGTCCATGCTGCAGTCGCTTTAGTAACCTTAATGACCTCGAAGCAGCTGCTTGCCTTTGCGCCTACTTGAAAACTCAAAACCTCAGCGTGGATCTCACAGCTACCGTTACAGCGATTGTGAATGGCTGTGGCAATACATATCCATCTGGGTACCAATGTGTCTGA